One Coffea arabica cultivar ET-39 chromosome 5e, Coffea Arabica ET-39 HiFi, whole genome shotgun sequence DNA segment encodes these proteins:
- the LOC113722597 gene encoding uncharacterized protein, whose translation MNFPVKVRPGMKREYAFLMREKKLSPVDDDIGGENGNRRVTRSQKGGGKNFHGWIKFEDSEEKEDTKSDVIDASIDEDDEVTIISRKPKDKRRAKSVKVDFLDYDDVNVNCHNGVSFDRNSASLKDLLETGLLEGLPVHYVCGSKGENKAGEAGLRGEIRGCGIICFCDACKGSRVLSPDRFELHARSGKNCAADNIYLQNGKSLRDILNACKEVASSDDSLAVRVQKAIAFSQAKANNLCDSLRESEDQTTQSTDHVGSRPSLPASSKNSSGKCPRKKVEGKLTKKDLRLHKVVFESNLLADGTPLGYYSKGKKVLSGYKSGSGIFCYCCSKVVSPSTFEAHAGYAARRKPYHEIYTSDGVSLHEWALAIKRNLHSYVNQSDDICSVCEGVGELLCCDLCPRAFHHGCVDLPSVPEGTWYCRCCVNMLKNENFVEHNANAVAAGRVAGIDPVEEVRKRCVRIIGASETDVGGCVICRVHDYNESDFGPRTVIICDQCEKEYHVGCLKDHGMDDLQELPSGNWFCSRVCSSIYSALQQLVSSGEQKLPDSLLSTIKKKHEDDADLNVSWRLLHGNMASEESKKWLSDAVSVFHERFDPIGDPSKSNTDLIPSLIYGKSNRDQDYGGMFCAVLTVNSIVVSAGIFRIFGQDVAEIPLVATTSSCQGKGYFQSLFCCIENLLASVNVTDLVLPAAHEAESMWKNKFGFRKISPERLKQYRRDHQLMTFLGTSVLHRRVSKLEL comes from the coding sequence ATGAATTTTCCTGTCAAGGTTCGGCCTGGAATGAAGAGGGAATATGCTTTCCTGATGAGGGAAAAAAAGCTTTCCCCTGTTGATGATGACATAGGAGGGGAGAACGGGAACAGGAGAGTTACCAGGTCTCAGAAAGGTGGCGGTAAGAACTTTCATGGCTGGATTAAATTCGAGGATTCTGAAGAAAAAGAGGATACAAAGAGTGATGTGATAGATGCTAGTATTGATGAGGATGATGAGGTAACGATAATATCACGGAAACCGAAGGATAAGAGGAGAGCGAAAAGTGTGAAGGTGGATTTCTTGGATTATGATGATGTTAATGTTAATTGCCATAATGGGGTTTCTTTTGATCGAAATTCGGCAAGTTTGAAGGATCTTCTTGAGACGGGTTTGCTAGAGGGCTTACCTGTGCATTATGTTTGTGGATCAAAGGGTGAAAATAAGGCAGGGGAAGCAGGGCTCCGAGGAGAGATTCGAGGGTGTGGGATAATTTGTTTCTGTGATGCATGTAAAGGGAGTCGAGTTTTGTCGCCTGATCGGTTTGAGTTGCACGCAAGAAGTGGAAAGAATTGTGCTGCTGATAATATTTATTTGCAGAACGGGAAATCCCTTCGCGATATCTTGAATGCTTGCAAGGAGGTTGCTTCTTCTGATGACTCATTAGCAGTTCGAGTCCAGAAAGCTATTGCTTTTTCACAAGCAAAAGCTAATAATTTGTGTGATTCTTTGAGGGAGTCTGAAGATCAGACTACTCAGTCAACTGATCACGTTGGTTCTAGGCCCTCATTACCTGCCTCCAGCAAGAACTCGTCCGGTAAATGTCCTAGGAAAAAGGTTGAAGGAAAGCTGACCAAGAAAGATCTTAGATTGCACAAAGTGGTTTTTGAGTCGAATTTGCTTGCTGATGGAACTCCATTAGGCTATTATTCGAAGGGCAAGAAAGTGCTTTCGGGCTATAAATCTGGTTCTGGGATCTTCTGCTACTGTTGTAGTAAAGTAGTTAGCCCCTCAACGTTTGAGGCTCATGCTGGTTATGCTGCTCGACGCAAGCCTTACCACGAGATATATACATCAGATGGAGTATCCCTTCACGAGTGGGCTTTagcaataaaaagaaatttgcattcGTATGTAAATCAAAGTGATGATATCTGTTCAGTTTGTGAAGGTGTGGGGGAGCTCTTGTGTTGTGATTTGTGCCCCAGAGCTTTTCACCACGGGTGTGTTGATCTTCCAAGCGTTCCTGAGGGCACTTGGTATTGTAGATGTTGTGTGAATATGCTTAAAAATGAGAACTTTGTGGAGCACAATGCAAATGCTGTAGCTGCTGGAAGGGTTGCTGGAATTGATCCTGTGGAGGAAGTAAGAAAACGATGTGTTCGCATAATTGGAGCTTCAGAAACTGATGTTGGTGGATGTGTCATTTGCAGGGTTCATGACTACAATGAATCTGATTTTGGACCTCGTACAGTTATTATTTGTGATCAGTGTGAAAAGGAGTATCATGTTGGGTGTTTGAAAGACCACGGGATGGATGACTTACAAGAATTGCCAAGTGGGAACTGGTTCTGCAGCAGAGTATGCAGCAGCATTTACTCTGCCCTTCAGCAACTTGTAAGCAGCGGGGAACAAAAGCTTCCAGATTCTCTGCTAAGCACAATAAAAAAGAAGCATGAGGATGATGCTGATCTGAATGTCTCATGGAGACTTCTCCATGGGAATATGGCTTCCGAAGAAAGTAAGAAATGGTTGTCTGATGCTGTTTCTGTTTTCCATGAGCGTTTTGACCCCATTGGCGATCCAAGCAAAAGCAACACTGATCTTATACCTTCGTTGATCTATGGAAAATCCAATAGAGATCAAGATTATGGAGGAATGTTTTGCGCCGTCTTGACAGTAAACTCAATAGTGGTGTCTGCTGGAATTTTCCGAATATTTGGACAGGATGTGGCTGAAATCCCACTGGTTGCTACGACTAGTAGTTGTCAAGGCAAAGGATATTTCCAGTCATTGTTCTGTTGCATTGAAAACCTCCTGGCATCTGTCAATGTGACAGACCTGGTGCTTCCGGCTGCACATGAAGCAGAATCAATGTGGAAGAATAAGTTTGGATTCCGAAAGATAAGCCCTGAACGATTGAAGCAATACAGAAGAGATCATCAACTGATGACATTTTTGGGGACATCTGTTCTACACAGGAGAGTATCCAAGCTTGAATTGTGA